The following is a genomic window from Onthophagus taurus isolate NC chromosome 1, IU_Otau_3.0, whole genome shotgun sequence.
TGTAATGATAGTGATGATGCTGCTGAGGACTATTGCCATTAGAAGGGCGTTGACAATTACAATCATCGAGAGGCACACTAGTACATGTATTAAATACCTAagaataacaacaaaatgagATACTTTAGGTGAATCAAATCATAAATTACTTACTAATACTATAaggtaaattaatatttttataaagttacATAATTTCAACATGATTGTTACGTTTTATGAAATGAAATGGTGGATTTTAATTCAGgttcttaatttattagaaaggaaaatcgtaaaatttttatactttccAATTATTGCTAAATTATGATTGATGTATGCATAcacataaaaatgattaatttttatccatGCATTCTAGGTTACATGAAATCCGTTcttatttttcacaaatatcttaatactgattttatattgtaatgtttttttattaatttaacgaTCATTACTAATAATCACTttacttttgaaaaattttacgaTGTAATTATCGAAATCGATTTTGATCTACGTGACTGTCATcagcaaaatataaaaagaaaaacttactATTCTAGTTGCGATTTTCATTAAAGCCTTACCAAGCACTTTCTATTAGAAAGTATCGTCAATAATTAGATCtatgaatttaatattgtaGGGACCATGGCCACTTATGACCAGATCAGCTTTAAGTTTTTCCTCAATCAATGCAATCTTGTTTTTAAACTATCTTATATAAAAAGTGTTGACGCAATCTGATTCTTCCTCAGTGCTCTAAATGTGATAGTCACGAAATTCAGGTAAGTTTCCGTAATGGTCGCAATGGCTGTATCATACACTAGTGTAGCCTATATTCTACAAATACATATTACTCAGATTAACCCCATCTTCTAGTGGAACACACGTTTTAACAAACGAGGCTTTGATGAACTGGGTAAGAGGCGGGTTATGCTTGAGATGTGTGGTGAGTGTTTTTCCAAGTCTCACTGGCCCACAGGAATTGTGACGCcattatacaaattaattatcaaCAAAGAAACGAAATTTTGGAGAAATGATGAtagtttaataagaaaattgttacaataaaaaatttattttgcataAGAAGAAAACCAAGAACAACGATGATCTcacgatttaatttgaaattgctTTACTATGCCATATTCCATAAGAAAAATAGATGATTGTacctaaaatttaatatatacaaAACAATATCATGCAAATCCTcatattaagttattatttacTTACCAATACCCATCCAAACAAAATATCTTAACCAAGTTGAAATATCTAAAAGTACcattaaatatatattcatCATAATGCTTAAACCTGGCAACCAAGGTATTAAAggaacctaaaaaataataatattaaaatagataataaGTTTTGCGGTCAAGAAAAATACCCCAAATACTGGATCAATTCCTTTTGgttgttttgaaattatccacaaagatataaatattattaaagataaaataattacaGATATCACAAAAGGAGTTGAGAAATACTCATGATTTAATTTAGATAATATGACAGCCAGAATAAAAGTGGTAATCACTAAAAACTTTGTGTTATTATtcaagtttaaattaaaatattttttaagctAATACAAAATGTACACAACCCAAACGAAACTATacgaaaagttaatttattcgGCGTTTGAAAGCGTATTCCTAAAACTTGAGTACAAATTTGATAACACGATAATTTTCGTTTTGAAATAACATCATTATTTTCTAACGTCGGCTCATAACGAAgaataataacacaaatagCAACTACGGAATAAGAAACCAACGTAGCTATAGCCATTAACGTGAAAAGATCTCCTAATTCAAAAAGAGTAGCAAATAAACCTGCAAATTGAAGggtgaaaaaatgttaattatttagaaCGAAGAAACCTGTTATAAATCCAGCAATTAATGTTCCAGTGAAAGGTGTACGAAATTTTGGGTGAACTTCacctaaaaatgaaaaaagtaatcCATCGCAAGCCATGGAATAAATTATTCTTGGTAAAGGAAACATAGATCcaattaaactaaaagtaaaaaatttgattgataatttaataaattatcttaattaattttacgcTGAGAGTAATCCGCATATAGCTCCTATGCTTACAAGATACTTCGAAATTGTCCATCCTATTTTATCGTAAATATATGGTAATGGGGCAAAACGATCCTAAAAATTGCAATTAACAAAACAGTTAAATAATAGAAAagttaatcttttttttttaaatattagtgTTGTTAAtgtagttttttaatatagtattgttaatagaaaaagaaaactgcAAGAGAAAGTCTGAAACTTTCACAAATGTTAcgaaattattatcaattagacaagttttttatTCCTACTTGTTCGTAATACGGAAGAATCATAGTTAAAATCGTTGATACACCAAAATAAgccataaaaattattaataatgatacTATTATGGCAATTGGAATTGATTTTCGGGGGAATCTTGCTTCTTCGcctaaaatttgataaaaaagaataaataattagtcataaagtatttttttaaaccagCTGTGGCAATTGAGTCAAATCCAATGAATCCATAAAAACATGTTGGTGCTCCTTTTAAAACTCCCGATATCCCATATGGAAGAAATCCACCTACTCCGTATTTTACATCAGGGACTTTTTCTTGGGGAATTTCCCAATTATCagaattaactaaaaaaacaaatcacaagAACAGAAACTTAAATAAAGTATCGTTTAAGTTTTACGCACagaatttataatttctgatgtatttttaaaataaatgtctataaaaaaaatatgaaaagttGCGCAAAGGAACAAAGCAAAACTTTGTGTCAAGACGTGTCTAGAAATCGCTGCTTTTGACAACCTTCTATATAGCTTTTTTGATCTCTGAGATGGTTTCGGAATCATTTTCATAAACTTTGTTATCAACATTGTCtcagaaaaataagaaaatttctaaatttgtGGTTTCACAGTACCTCAAACCAAACATATGCTCTCCAAAGTGgttcatttttcttattacGTCGTTTACCGCACTTCTCACGTTGATTCAACCATTCTCTGTTATAATCGTACCTACTCTATCAATTCTaacgattataaaaattgtatagcAACTagtagagcaaaaatgtagaTCCATTCTTAATACTTGGACACTTCCTTAATAGACAAAACTTTGAaaccaaaaatcaatttgcggttacaaattaaatatgattGAAATTcccaaaattattaaacatttactcttattattattgttactcattggttatattattaattaaaatatattaataagaaaacaaataaaattacctTTCCATAATCCtgaaattataacaaataaaacgaCGATTATATTTAAACCAGTAAATATGTTGTTTGCCATAAAAGATTCCTTGGCACCAAGAGCCAAAGATactgaaaacaaaaataacattttaaaacatttcttaataaaaaaatttaagatactTTACATGAAAATAAACATGTTAtagcaaaagaaaataaatccgGATACTTAGAAAGTGATTGTAGATTAATAGGCATGTgatgttcaaaaaaattagacaTAACGTGATGAAATAAAGCGtctaaatatgtaaataaaccTTTTACAACACTTGCTGAacctacaaaaataaaacaaaataaagaaatcttaaaccatcattttttatataacctaTGATATATTCTAATATTAAATTCCACCCAAGTAAAAATCCAATTAATTCCCCCATACAAACATAACTATATTCATAAACTGATCCAGCTCTGGGCATCCGAACTCCAACTTCAGCAAAACataaacctaaaaatatattttaaaatttcaaaataaatttaaataaataaatattacctGCAAATATAGAAGCAATAGCTGcgataagaaatgaaataacaACAGCTGGACCAGCGTATTTTTTAGCAACTTCCCCAGCTAAAACATAAACTCCAACACCTAAAGTACTTCCAACTCCCAACACTGTTAAATCAAAAGTACTAAGCATTTTTGATAGTTTTGTAGATTCTTGATTTGAATGggattttttacgaaaaattaCTCGtaggaatttattaaaattttctttcattttatttaattcttttgagAAATTGTATAAAGAACAAATGATTCTTGTCTAACGTTTCGACTAAAACTAAACGTTGAACTCGACCGGAATTTAGAGCAATTTAATCAATCGAATTGGATATTAAATTGACTGGCTTAAATTTGTGGTCGTCGCAGTTTAATTAATGGCTCAATGCCAAAATatcaaactaaaaaataaaatataaataaaagatttaaaataatttattttttattttcgtatcacaacaaagaaattaattataatctgGTAACATCAACACCATTCTCTATTATAAGTTCtaaatttgtgttattacTTTTTCGTTCTTTACTATGCCATATACCATatccaaaataaattaaaagccCAATTCCTAACCAAGCTGCTATTCGaaggaatgtttgaagtttAGGCATAGACATTAACaatatgttaacaaaaatactTGCAAACGGGATTAATGGAACAAACGGaacctataaaaaaaatattcggtgattttttaatgcaataatttAACTTACCTTAAATGAAAGATTAATATCTTGCTCTGGTTGACGAGCAACAACCACAActgttgataataataaaattattaatagtacgaaaattgttaagaaataTGGTT
Proteins encoded in this region:
- the LOC111414306 gene encoding cationic amino acid transporter 2-like → MKENFNKFLRVIFRKKSHSNQESTKLSKMLSTFDLTVLGVGSTLGVGVYVLAGEVAKKYAGPAVVISFLIAAIASIFAGLCFAEVGVRMPRAGSVYEYSYVCMGELIGFLLGWNLILEYIIGSASVVKGLFTYLDALFHHVMSNFFEHHMPINLQSLSKYPDLFSFAITCLFSLSLALGAKESFMANNIFTGLNIIVVLFVIISGLWKVNSDNWEIPQEKVPDVKYGVGGFLPYGISGVLKGAPTCFYGFIGFDSIATAGEEARFPRKSIPIAIIVSLLIIFMAYFGVSTILTMILPYYEQDRFAPLPYIYDKIGWTISKYLVSIGAICGLLSALIGSMFPLPRIIYSMACDGLLFSFLGEVHPKFRTPFTGTLIAGFITGLFATLFELGDLFTLMAIATLVSYSVVAICVIILRYEPTLENNDVISKRKLSCYQICTQVLGIRFQTPNKLTFRIVSFGLCTFLITTFILAVILSKLNHEYFSTPFVISVIILSLIIFISLWIISKQPKGIDPVFGVPLIPWLPGLSIMMNIYLMVLLDISTWLRYFVWMGIGTIIYFSYGIWHSKAISN